One window of the Triticum dicoccoides isolate Atlit2015 ecotype Zavitan chromosome 3B, WEW_v2.0, whole genome shotgun sequence genome contains the following:
- the LOC119275129 gene encoding berberine bridge enzyme-like 26 yields the protein MAVSTTVLSLVLVVYFCCDVFLPSLASSEENFLQCLSEKIPGELLYTQSSSGFMSVLTASVQNARFATNATVRPACIVTASDVAHVQDAVRCGRRHGVRLRVRSGGHDYEGLSYRSVRAEVFAVLDLARLRAVRVRPGPGEASAWVDSGATLGELYYAIGMASPTLAFPGGACPTVGVGGYLSGGGIGLMMRKFGTGADNVLDAKIVNANGDLLDRAGMGEDLFWAIRGGGGESFGVVVSWKLKLSVVPRTVTVAKADMAFDETTAAVLAKWETFALRPFIPDLTIRAVVQGNRTVFQTLFLGSCSRLVGKMDAFFPELGTTAGDCREMSWVRAMAFITLSSSDINVPLEGMLNRTNNLGTYVKNKSDYVRCAVGKAGWESIYREHLSRNGALMMILEPHGGVVGSVIPDSFTPYPHRSGVLYNIQYVAFWWADGGAAEAANGGINGLYGFMEQKVSSNPREAFVNYRDLDIGQNVVGDNGVPTYESGRIWGEKYFMGNFHRLATVKGQVDPDDYFRNEQSIPPFLPV from the coding sequence ATGGCCGTCTCGACGACGGTGCTGTCACTGGTGCTCGTCGTGTACTTCTGCTGCGATGTCTTCCTCCCTTCGCTAGCCTCCTCCGAGGAGAACTTCCTTCAATGCCTGTCGGAGAAGATACCGGGCGAGCTCCTGTACACGCAGAGCTCGAGCGGCTTCATGTCCGTGCTGACGGCCTCCGTCCAGAACGCCAGGTTCGCGACCAACGCCACGGTGCGGCCCGCGTGCATCGTCACGGCGTCCGACGTCGCCCACGTCCAGGACGCCGTGCGGTGCGGCCGCCGCCACGGCGTGCGCCTCCGCGTGCGCAGCGGCGGTCACGACTACGAGGGCCTGTCGTACCGGTCCGTGCGCGCCGAGGTGTTCGCGGTGCTGGACCTCGCGAGGCTGCGCGCCGTGCGCGTCCGTCCCGGTCCCGGGGAGGCCTCAGCGTGGGTGGACTCCGGCGCCACGCTGGGCGAGCTCTACTACGCCATCGGCATGGCCAGCCCCACGCTGGCGTTCCCGGGCGGCGCGTGCCCGACGGTCGGCGTCGGAGGGTACCTGAGCGGAGGCGGCATCGGCCTGATGATGCGCAAGTTCGGCACCGGGGCGGACAACGTCCTCGACGCCAAGATCGTCAACGCCAACGGCGACCTCCTCGACAGGGCGGGCATGGGGGAGGATCTCTTCTGGGCCATCCGTGGTGGAGGTGGTGAGAGCTTCGGCGTGGTGGTGTCTTGGAAGCTGAAGCTCTCCGTCGTCCCTCGGACGGTGACGGTGGCCAAAGCCGACATGGCCTTCGACGAGACCACCGCCGCCGTCCTCGCAAAATGGGAGACGTTCGCGCTGAGGCCGTTCATCCCGGACCTTACCATCCGCGCCGTGGTGCAGGGCAACAGGACCGTCTTCCAGACCCTCTTCCTCGGCAGCTGCTCGCGGCTGGTGGGCAAGATGGACGCCTTCTTCCCGGAGCTGGGCACGACGGCGGGCGACTGCAGGGAGATGAGCTGGGTGCGCGCCATGGCGTTCATCACCCTGAGCAGCTCCGACATCAACGTCCCCCTGGAGGGGATGCTGAACCGGACCAACAACCTGGGCACCTACGTGAAGAACAAGTCGGACTACGTGCGGTGCGCCGTGGGCAAGGCGGGGTGGGAGAGCATCTACCGGGAGCACCTGTCGCGGAACGGCGCCCTGATGATGATCCTGGAGCCGCACGGCGGCGTGGTCGGCAGTGTCATCCCAGACTCCTTCACGCCGTACCCGCACCGCAGCGGCGTGCTCTACAACATCCAGTACGTGGCCTTCTGGTGggcggacggcggcgcggcggaggcggccAACGGGGGGATCAACGGCCTGTACGGGTTCATGGAGCAGAAAGTGAGCAGCAACCCGAGGGAGGCCTTCGTCAACTACCGCGACCTGGACATCGGGCAGAACGTGGTTGGCGACAACGGCGTGCCGACGTACGAGAGCGGGAGGATTTGGGGGGAGAAGTACTTCATGGGGAACTTCCACCGGCTGGCGACGGTGAAGGGCCAGGTGGATCCCGACGACTACTTCAGGAACGAGCAGAGCATCCCACCGTTCCTACCCGTCTAG
- the LOC119275130 gene encoding glutamine--tRNA ligase-like, giving the protein MVDGEKAPAPALLQLETLLALGLDQRTAENALVNSKVTANLAAVVAEAGITGCDKSVGNLLYAVATKYPNNALVHRPALINYIVSTKIKNPAQLDAALSFLTNTGPESLDIGKFEEACGVGVVVSIEEIQSTVAEVLKENMEAILEQRYHINVGGLCGQVRKRHPWGDAKATKEEIEKKLAEILGPKTEADNVKPVKKKKEKPAKVEEKKVAVATAAPPSEEELNPYTIFPQPEENNKVHTEIFFSDGNIWRAHNTKEILEKHLKATGGKVMTRFPPEPNGYLHIGHAKAMFIDFGLAKERNGHCYLRFDDTNPEAEKKEYIDHIQEIVKWMGWEPYKVTYTSDYFQDLYEHAVELIRKGLAYVDHQTAEQIKEYREKKMDSPWRDRPIEESLQLFEDMRRGLIAEGAATLRMKQDMQNDNKNMSDLIAYRIKFTPHPHAGDKWCIYPSYDYAHCMVDSLENITHSLCTLEFDIRRPSYYWLLVALGLYQPYVWEYSRLNISHTMMSKRKLNRLVTEKWVDGWDDPRLLTLAGLRRRGVSATAINSFIRGIGITRSDNSLIRVDRLEYHIREELNKTASRTMVVLHPLKVVITNLEDGKVIDLDGKKWPDAPADEASSYYKVPFSKTVYIEKTDFRVKDSKDYYGLAPGKSALLRYAFPIKCTEVIYGDNPDDIVEIRAEYDPSKTSKPKGVLHWVAQPAPGVEPLKVEIRLFEKLFLSENPAELEDWLGDLNPHSKEVVKDAYAVPSLATAVLGDKFQFERLGYFAVDTDSTPEKLVFNRTVTLRDSYGKAGPK; this is encoded by the exons ATGGTCGACGGCGAGAAGGCCCCGGCCCCGGCCCTGCTGCAGCTGGAGACGCTGCTGgcgctcggcctcgaccagcgcacgGCCGAGAACGCGCTGGTCAATAGCAAGGTCACCGCCAACCTAGCCGCCGTCGTAGCCGAG GCTGGTATAACTGGATGCGACAAGTCCGTTGGGAATCTTCTGTACGCA GTTGCCACGAAATACCCAAATAATGCACTTGTCCATCGTCCCGCTCTCATTAACTACATCGTTTCGACGAAG ATCAAGAACCCTGCACAGCTAGATGCTGCTCTGTCGTTTCTTACCAACACTGGTCCTGAATCTTTGGATATTGGGAAGTTTGAAGAAGCCTGTGGTGTAG GTGTGGTTGTTTCTATTGAAGAGATTCAGTCAACTGTTGCTGAGGTTCTAAAGGAAAACATGGAAGCTATATTAGAGCAGCGGTATCACATAAATG TTGGTGGCCTATGCGGACAGGTCAGGAAGCGGCACCCCTGGGGCGATGCTAAGGCAACAAAG GAGGAGATTGAGAAGAAGCTTGCTGAGATACTAGGTCCAAAGACGGAAGCTGACAATGTAAAACCagtgaaaaagaagaaggaaaaaccaGCAAAAGTTGAG GAGAAAAAAGTTGCAGTAGCCACTGCTGCCCCACCATCTGAGGAGGAACTGAATCCTTATACAATATTTCCCCAGCCAGAGGAAAACAATAAG GTTCATACAGAAATATTCTTCAGCGACGGGAACATATGGAGGGCACATAACACGAAGGAGATATTAGAGAAACATCTTAAGGCAACTGGTGGAAAAGTGATGACCCGTTTCCCGCCAGAACCTAATGGATATCTTCATATCGGTCATGCTAAG GCTATGTTTATTGATTTTGGATTGGCTAAAGAGCGAAATGGTCACTGTTATCTCAG GTTTGATGACACAAATCCAGAAGCTGAAAAGAAAGAATATATAGACCACATTCAGGAGATAGTCAAGTGGATGGGATGGGAGCCCTATAAAGTTACATATACAAGTGATTATTTCCAAGATTTATATGAGCATGCAGTTGAGTTAATACGGAAAGGGCTAGCCTATGTGGATCACCAG ACTGCAGAACAAATCAAGGAATACAGGGAAAAGAAGATGGATAGTCCATGGAGGGATAGGCCCATTGAAGAGTCTTTGCAGTTATTTGAAGACATGCGACGCGGGTTGATTGCTGAAGGTGCAGCAACTCTCCGAATGAAGCAGGACATGCAGAATGATAACAAGAACATGTCTGATTTAATAGCATATAGAATAAAA TTCACTCCTCATCCGCATGCTGGCGACAAATGGTGTATCTATCCAAGCTATGACTATGCTCATTGCATGGTGGATTCACTTGAAAACATTACACATTCT TTGTGCACGCTCGAGTTCGACATTCGTCGCCCGTCATACTACTGGCTACTTGTTGCCTTGGGCTTGTACCAGCCATATGTTTGGGAGTATTCAAGGCTAAACATATCACATACTATGATGTCCAAAAGAAAG TTGAATCGGCTTGTGACAGAGAAGTGGGTAGATGGGTGGGATGATCCTCGTTTGTTGACTTTGGCAGGACTGAGGCGACGAGGAGTATCAGCAACTGCGATCAATTCATTTATCCGTGGAATTGGGATAACGAGAAG TGATAATAGCTTAATTCGTGTTGACCGTCTTGAATATCATATCAGAGAAGAACTGAATAAAACAGCTTCTCGAACCATGGTGGTTTTGCATCCTTTAAAG GTTGTAATAACTAACTTGGAAGATGGAAAAGTCATAGACCTTGATGGAAAAAAGTGGCCTGATGCTCCTGCTGATGAAGCTTCGTCCTACTACAAG GTTCCTTTCTCAAAAACCGTCTACATTGAAAAAACTGATTTTCGCGTGAAGGACTCGAAAGATTACTATGGACTGGCTCCTGGTAAATCTGCCCTGCTGAG GTATGCATTCCCGATAAAATGCACAGAGGTTATTTATGGTGATAATCCAGATGATATTGTTGAAATTCGAGCCGAGTATGACCCCTCAAAGACCTCTAAACCTAAG GGTGTTCTGCACTGGGTTGCCCAGCCAGCACCTGGAGTTGAGCCGTTAAAGGTTGAAATAAGATTGTTTGAGAAATTATTCCTATCGGAG AATCCTGCCGAATTGGAAGATTGGCTGGGCGATCTGAACCCGCACTCGAAAGAGGTTGTAAAGGATGCATATGCTGTACCGTCACTCGCGACTGCAGTTCTGGGCGACAAGTTCCAGTTTGAGCGGCTCG GCTACTTTGCTGTGGACACGGACTCGACGCCCGAGAAGCTTGTGTTCAACAGGACTGTGACCCTGCGCGACTCTTATGGGAAGGCTGGACCCAAGTGA